GCCAGCTCCGTGAACTGGGAGTAGAGATCGTACTTACCGGTACCCAGACCGGGAAAAAAGAGGAGTACGATAACCTGAGCACCCTGCTCGATCCCGGAACGATTATCATTGACGATGCAAATCCGGCAGAACTGGAAAAATTCCTGCTCGAAAAGAATGTCGATGTGATGGCCGGTGGCGTCAAGGAACGTGCCCTTGCCTACAAACTGGGCATCGGGTTTGTTGACCACAACCATGACCGGAAAGATGGGCTCGCCGGCTTTGACGGGGCGGTCAGGTTTGCCCGCGAGGTCTTTGTGACTACGTGTTCGCCGGTCTGGAGCCAGTTAAAAGCAACCGGCAGGAGGGTATGAGCATGGAAATCGCAGCCACACCCAAAGTAAAACAGGTCAACGAAAACCAGTGCCAGCAGTGTATGCCACTCGGCGGTGTCGTTGTCTTCAAAGGCATCGAGAACGCGATGGTGCTCATACACGGTTCGCAGGGTTGCAGCACCTACATGCGCTTAACCAATGTTGAGCATTACAATGAACCCGTGGATATTGCCTCCTCGGCTCTCAATGAAAAACAGACCATCTATGGCGGGGAAGCAAACCTGCACAAGGCGCTCGACAATGTCATCCGGGTGTACGGGCCAAAAGTCATCGGCATTATGACCACCTGTCTTACCGAAACGATGGGTGAGGATCTCGAACGGATCGTCGCAACCTACCGGCAGAACCGTGGCATCACCGCAGTCGACATCATTCCGGTAGCGACCCCGAGTTACAGCGGCACCCAGACAGAAGGATTCTGGGCAGCAACCCGGCAGCTGGTGGCGTACTATGCAAAACCTGTTGAACGGCACAATGGGATCAACGTAATCATCCCCCATATCAGCCCGGCAGATATCCGGGAGATTAAACGCGTCCTTGACCTGTTCGGGCTCTCATATACGATGCTCCCGGATTACTCAATGACGCTCGACCGACCCTATGGGGGCCGGTACCAGAAGATCCCACCGGGTGGCACACGAACGCAGGATATCACCCGCATGACCGGGGCAAGAGCCACGATCCAGTTCGGGCTCACGTGTCCTGACAACCTGTCCCCTGGCCTGCTCCTCGAGCAGGAGTTCGGCGTGCCCCTGCACAACCTGCCCCTGCCCATTGGCCTGCAGAACATGGACCGCCTGGTTGAAACCTTAGAAAAACTCAGCGGCCGGTCCCTGCCGGATATTCTCGAACGGGAACGCGGGTGGCTGCTGGATGGCATGGCGGACTCGCACAAGTACAATGCGGACGGTCGGCCGATCGTGTACGGTGAGCCCGAGCACGTGTACGCGTTTTCCAGTATCTGCGTGGAGAATGGTGCTATCCCCGTTGTCATTGCGAGTGGGACAAAAAGCAGCCGGCTCACTGGGATGTTGACCACGCTCCTTGCTGATGCGGATGAGCAGCCGGTCATCCTGGAGGAGACCGACTTTGCTGCAATCGATGATGCAGGATTCATGTCAGGGGCAAATATCGCGATTGGCCATTCCGGTGGAAAATTCTTAACCGAGCGCCGGGGCACTCCCCTCATCCGGGTGGGATTTCCCATCCATGACCGGACCGGCGGGCAGCGGGTGTTATCGGCCGGGTATACAGGCACCTTAGTGTTTCTCGACC
The sequence above is drawn from the Methanomicrobiales archaeon HGW-Methanomicrobiales-1 genome and encodes:
- a CDS encoding nitrogenase — encoded protein: MSMEIAATPKVKQVNENQCQQCMPLGGVVVFKGIENAMVLIHGSQGCSTYMRLTNVEHYNEPVDIASSALNEKQTIYGGEANLHKALDNVIRVYGPKVIGIMTTCLTETMGEDLERIVATYRQNRGITAVDIIPVATPSYSGTQTEGFWAATRQLVAYYAKPVERHNGINVIIPHISPADIREIKRVLDLFGLSYTMLPDYSMTLDRPYGGRYQKIPPGGTRTQDITRMTGARATIQFGLTCPDNLSPGLLLEQEFGVPLHNLPLPIGLQNMDRLVETLEKLSGRSLPDILERERGWLLDGMADSHKYNADGRPIVYGEPEHVYAFSSICVENGAIPVVIASGTKSSRLTGMLTTLLADADEQPVILEETDFAAIDDAGFMSGANIAIGHSGGKFLTERRGTPLIRVGFPIHDRTGGQRVLSAGYTGTLVFLDRFTNALLETKYESYRELRKEEMGIREGV